A single Anas acuta chromosome 19, bAnaAcu1.1, whole genome shotgun sequence DNA region contains:
- the CLTC gene encoding clathrin heavy chain 1 isoform X1, whose protein sequence is MAQILPIRFQEHLQLQNLGINPANIGFSTLTMESDKFICIREKVGEQAQVVIIDMNDPSNPIRRPISADSAIMNPASKVIALKAGKTLQIFNIEMKSKMKAHTMTDDVTFWKWISLNTVALVTDNAVYHWSMEGESQPVKMFDRHSSLAGCQIINYRTDAKQKWLLLTGISAQQNRVVGAMQLYSVDRKVSQPIEGHAASFAQFKMEGNAEESTLFCFAVRGQAGGKLHIIEVGTPPTGNQPFPKKAVDVFFPPEAQNDFPVAMQISDKHDVVFLITKYGYIHLYDLETGTCIYMNRISGETIFVTAQHEATAGIIGVNRKGQVLSVCVEEENIIPYITNVLQNPDLALRMAVRNNLAGAEELFARKFNALFAQGNYSEAAKVAANAPKGILRTPDTIRRFQSVPAQPGQTSPLLQYFGILLDQGQLNKYESLELCRPVLQQGRKQLLEKWLKEDKLECSEELGDLVKSVDPTLALSVYLRANVPNKVIQCFAETGQVQKIVLYAKKVGYTPDWIFLLRNVMRISPDQGQQFAQMLVQDEEPLADITQIVDVFMEYNLIQQCTAFLLDALKNNRPSEGPLQTRLLEMNLMHAPQVADAILGNQMFTHYDRAHIAQLCEKAGLLQRALEHFTDLYDIKRAVVHTHLLNPEWLVNYFGSLSVEDSLECLRAMLSANIRQNLQICVQVASKYHEQLSTQSLIELFESFKSFEGLFYFLGSIVNFSQDPDVHFKYIQAACKTGQIKEVERICRESNCYDPERVKNFLKEAKLTDQLPLIIVCDRFDFVHDLVLYLYRNNLQKYIEIYVQKVNPSRLPVVIGGLLDVDCSEDVIKNLILVVRGQFSTDELVAEVEKRNRLKLLLPWLEARIHEGCEEPATHNALAKIYIDSNNNPERFLRENPYYDSRVVGKYCEKRDPHLACVAYERGQCDLELINVCNENSLFKSLSRYLVRRKDPELWASVLLESNPYRRPLIDQVVQTALSETQDPEEVSVTVKAFMTADLPNELIELLEKIVLDNSVFSEHRNLQNLLILTAIKADRTRVMEYINRLDNYDAPDIANIAISNELFEEAFAIFRKFDVNTSAVQVLIEHIGNLDRAYEFAERCNEPAVWSQLAKAQLQKGMVKEAIDSYIKADDPSSYMEVVQAANASGNWEELVKYLQMARKKARESYVETELIFALAKTNRLAELEEFINGPNNAHIQQVGDRCYDEKMYEAAKLLYNNVSNFGRLASTLVHLGEYQAAVDGARKANSTRTWKEVCFACVDGKEFRLAQMCGLHIVVHADELEELINYYQDRGYFEELITMLEAALGLERAHMGMFTELAILYSKFKPQKMREHLELFWSRVNIPKVLRAAEQAHLWAELVFLYDKYEEYDNAIITMMNHPTDAWKEGQFKDIITKVANVELYYKAVQFYLEFKPLLLNDLLMVLSPRLDHTRAVTFFTKVKQLPLVKPYLRSVQNHNNKSVNESLNNLFIIEEDYQALRTSIDAYDNFDNISLAQRLEKHELIEFRRIAAYLFKGNNRWKQSVELCKKDRLYKDAMQYASESKDTELAEELLQWFLQENKKECFGACLFTCYDLLRPDVVLETAWRHNIMDFAMPYFIQVMKEYLTKVDAIKEKVDKLDASESLRKEEEQATETQPIVYGQPQLMLTAGPSVAVPPQAPFGYGYTAPPYGQPQPGFGYSM, encoded by the exons CTCCAAAACCTGGGCATCAACCCAGCAAACATCGGGTTCAGCACTCTGACGATGGAGTCTGACAAATTCATCTGTATAAGAGAGAAGGTGGGAGAGCAGGCGCAAGTGGTGATCATCGACATGAATGACCCCAGCAACCCCATTCGGAGGCCGATTTCAGCCGACAGTGCTATCATGAACCCTGCCAGTAAAGTCATTGCATTAAAAG CTGGGAAAACACTACAAATATTCAACATTGAGATGAAGAGCAAGATGAAGGCTCATACAATGACAGATGATGTCACCTTCTGGAAGTGGATCTCTCTGAATACTGTTGCCCTTGTAACGGATAATGCAGTCTACCACTGGAGCATGGAGGGGGAGTCCCAGCCCGTGAAAATGTTTGATCGCCATTCGAGTCTTGCTGGCTGCCAGATCATCAACTACCGTACTGATGCCAAGCAGAAGTGGCTGCTGCTGACTGGCATATCTGCACAG CAAAACCGTGTTGTGGGAGCAATGCAGCTCTATTCTGTAGATAGAAAAGTGTCACAACCGATTGAGGGACACGCAGCCAGCTTTGCGCAGTTCAAGATGGAAGGAAATGCTGAAGAATCCActctcttctgttttgcagtAAGAGGGCAAGCTGGGGGTAAG CTGCATATCATTGAAGTTGGTACACCACCGACCGGGAATCAGCCGTTTCCAAAGAAAGCAGTGGATGTCTTCTTTCCTCCGGAAGCACAAAATGACTTTCCTGTTGCAATGCAG ATCAGTGACAAGCATGATGTGGTGTTTCTGATAACAAAGTATGGCTATATCCACTTGTATGACCTGGAAACTGGCACCTGTATCTACATGAACAGAATCAGTGGAGAGACCATATTTGTTACTGCCCAGCATGAAGCAACAGCTGGAATTATAGGAGTAAACAGAAAGGGACAA GTGCTGTCAGTATGTGTGGAAGAAGAGAATATTATTCCCTACATCACCAATGTGCTCCAGAATCCTGACCTGGCTTTACGAATGGCTGTCCGCAACAACCTGGCTGGAGCTGAGGAACTTTTTGCTAGAAAATTCAATGCACTGTTTGCACAAGGGAACTATTCGGAGGCAGCAAAAGTGGCAGCTAATGCTCCAAAG GGAATCCTGCGTACTCCAGACACCATCCGTCGGTTCCAGAGTGTTCCAGCTCAGCCAGGACAGACTTCTCCTTTACTCCAGTATTTTGGTATTCTGCTTGACCAAGGGCAGCTGAATAAGTATGAGTCGCTGGAACTCTGCAGACCAGTGCTTCAGCAGGGACGCAAACAGCTCTTGGAGAAATGGTTAAAAGAAGACAAG CTGGAGTGTTCAGAGGAGCTGGGAGATCTTGTGAAATCTGTAGATCCTACACTAGCACTTAGTGTCTACCTGAGAGCCAATGTTCCAAACAAAGTCATTCAGTGTTTTGCTGAAACAGGACAAGTCCAGAAGATTGTTTTGTATGCTAAGAAG GTTGGGTATACTCCAGACTGGATTTTCTTGCTGAGGAACGTAATGAGAATCAGCCCTGATCAAGGACAGCAGTTTGCACAAATGCTTGTTCAAGATGAAGAGCCTCTTGCAGACATAACAcaa ATTGTGGATGTCTTTATGGAATATAACTTAATTCAGCAATGTACAGCCTTCTTGCTGGATGCACTGAAGAATAATCGTCCCTCAGAAGGTCCCCTGCAAACACGTTTACTTGAGATGAACCTCATGCATGCGCCTCAG GTTGCAGATGCTATCCTGGGAAACCAAATGTTTACTCATTATGACCGGGCTCACATAGCTCAGCTGTGTGAGAAAGCTGGCTTGCTGCAGAGAGCACTCGAACACTTCACAGACTTGTACGACATCAAGCGTGCAGTAGTTCACACTCATCTTCTCAATCCTGAG TGGTTAGTGAACTATTTTGGCTCCTTATCGGTAGAAGACTCGCTGGAGTGTCTGCGTGCTATGTTATCTGCTAACATTCGTCAGAACCTGCAGATCTGTGTCCAGGTAGCTTCAAAATACCACGAACAACTGTCAACACAGTCGCTTATTGAGCTCTTTGAGTCCTTCAAGAGCTTTGAAG gtttgttttatttcctgggCTCTATTGTAAACTTCAGCCAGGATCCAGATGTGCACTTCAAGTATATTCAAGCTGCATGCAAGACAGGGCAAattaaagaagtagaaagaatcTGCAGGGAAAGCAACTGCTATGATCCAGAACGTGTTAAAAACTTCCTCAAG GAAGCTAAACTCACTGACCAGCTACCGCTCATCATTGTGTGTGATCGCTTTGACTTTGTCCATGACTTGGTGCTGTACCTGTACAGAAATAATCTCCAAAAGTACATTGAGATTTATGTACAGAAG GTGAATCCAAGCCGCCTGCCTGTTGTTATCGGGGGACTGCTTGACGTGGATTGCTCTGAAGATGTGATCAAGAACCTTATCCTTGTTGTGAGAGGCCAATTTTCAACTGATGAACTTGTTGCAGAGGTTGAGAAGAGAAACAG GCTGAAATTGCTTCTGCCCTGGCTGGAAGCAAGAATTCACGAGGGTTGTGAGGAGCCTGCAACTCACAATGCGTTGGCCAAAATATACATTGATAGCAACAACAACCCGGAGAGATTCCTGCGTGAGAATCCTTACTATGATAGCCGCGTTGTTGGCAAGTACTGTGAGAAGAGGGACCCTCACCTGGCCTGTGTGGCTTATGAGCGTGGACAGTGCGATTTGGAACTCATCAAT GTGTGCAATGAGAACTCCCTCTTCAAAAGCCTTTCTCGTTACTTGGTTCGCCGTAAAGACCCTGAACTGTGGGCCAGTGTGCTATTGGAAAGCAATCCTTACAGAAGACCACTGATTGACCAG GTTGTACAGACTGCGTTGTCAGAGACCCAGGATCCTGAGGAAGTGTCTGTCACTGTGAAGGCCTTCATGACTGCAGATCTTCCTAATGAGCTTATTGAACTGTTGGAGAAAATAGTTCTTGATAACTCTGTGTTCAGTGAGCACAG gAATCTGCAGAACCTTCTAATTCTTACAGCTATTAAGGCTGATCGCACCCGTGTCATGGAATACATCAATCGCCTGGATAACTATGATGCCCCAGACATAGCCAATATAGCTATCAGTAACGAGCTCTTTGAGGAGGCATTTGCCATCTTCAGGAAATTTGATGTCAACACGTCAGCTGTACAG GTATTAATAGAGCACATTGGAAACCTGGATCGTGCGTATGAATTTGCTGAACGCTGCAATGAGCCTGCTGTGTGGAGTCAGCTGGCTAAAGCACAGCTTCAGAAAGGAATGGTAAAAGAAGCAATTGACTCGTATATTAAAGCAGATGATCCTTCCTCGTACATGGAAGTTGTTCAAGCTGCCAATGCCAGTG GAAACTGGGAAGAACTGGTGAAATACCTTCAGATGGCACGCAAGAAGGCCCGGGAGTCGTATGTGGAAACAGAATTAATCTTTGCTCTTGCTAAAACAAACCGTCTAGCAGAGCTAGAGGAGTTTATCAATGGACCCAACAACGCACATATTCAGCAa GTTGGCGATCGCTGTTACGATGAAAAGATGTATGAAGCAGCTAAGCTGTTGTATAACAACGTGTCCAACTTTGGCCGTTTAGCCTCAACTTTAGTTCACTTAGGTGAATACCAGGCGGCTGTGGATGGAGCTCGGAAAGCAAACAGTACTCGCACGTGGAAAGAG GTCTGCTTTGCTTGTGTTGATGGAAAAGAGTTCCGTCTGGCCCAGATGTGTGGACTTCATATTGTAGTGCATGCGGATGAGTTGGAAGAGCTAATCAATTATTACCAG gATCGCGGCTACTTTGAAGAGCTGATAACTATGTTGGAAGCAGCACTTGGGCTTGAGCGAGCACACATGGGAATGTTTACGGAGCTAGCAATTCTTTACTCCAAGTTCAAACCACAGAAGATGAGGGAGCACTTGGAACTGTTCTGGTCCAGAGTCAACATCCCCAAG GTTCTGAGAGCTGCAGAACAGGCCCATCTCTGGGCTGAACTGGTGTTCTTGTATGATAAGTATGAAGAATACGATAATGCCATAATCACAATGATGAATCACCCAACAGATGCTTGGAAAGAAGGACAGTTCAAAGATATCATTACTAAG GTGGCTAATGTGGAGCTGTATTACAAGGCCGTTCAATTCTATTTGGAATTTAAACCTCTGTTGCTTAATGATCTGCTGATGGTGTTGTCCCCTCGGCTTGACCATACTCGTGCTGTTACTTTCTTCACCAAG GTTAAACAGTTACCACTGGTTAAGCCTTACTTGCGTTCTGTTCAAAATCACAACAACAAATCAGTGAACGAGTCTCTGAACAACCTTTTCATTATTGAAGAAGACTACCAG GCCCTTAGGACTTCTATAGATGCATATGACAACTTTGACAATATCTCTCTTGCTCAACGTTTGGAGAAACATGAGCTGATAGAGTTCCGAAGAATTGCTGCGTATCTCTTCAAAGGAAACAATCGCTGGAAACAGAGTGTAGAACTCTGCAAGAAAGACAGACTGTATAAG GATGCAATGCAATATGCTTCAGAATCCAAAGATACTGAGCTGGCGGAAGAATTGTTGCAGTGGTTCTTGCAGGAGAACAAGAAAGAATGCTTTGGTGCTTGTCTGTTCACCTGCTATGATCTTCTAAGGCCGGACGTTGTCTTGGAAACAGCATGGAGGCACAACATCATGGACTTTGCCATGCCATACTTCATTCAGGTCATGAAGGAATACTTGACCAAG GTTGATGCAATAAAGGAAAAG GTGGATAAACTGGATGCATCAGAGTCtttgagaaaggaagaggagcaaGCTACAGAAACACAACCTATTGTTTATG GTCAGCCCCAGCTAATGTTGACAGCAGGACCCAGCGTTGCAGTTCCTCCACAAGCACCTTTTGGCTATGGCTACACTGCGCCTCCATATGGGCAACCGCAGCctggctttgggtacagcatGTAA
- the CLTC gene encoding clathrin heavy chain 1 isoform X2, which produces MAQILPIRFQEHLQLQNLGINPANIGFSTLTMESDKFICIREKVGEQAQVVIIDMNDPSNPIRRPISADSAIMNPASKVIALKAGKTLQIFNIEMKSKMKAHTMTDDVTFWKWISLNTVALVTDNAVYHWSMEGESQPVKMFDRHSSLAGCQIINYRTDAKQKWLLLTGISAQQNRVVGAMQLYSVDRKVSQPIEGHAASFAQFKMEGNAEESTLFCFAVRGQAGGKLHIIEVGTPPTGNQPFPKKAVDVFFPPEAQNDFPVAMQISDKHDVVFLITKYGYIHLYDLETGTCIYMNRISGETIFVTAQHEATAGIIGVNRKGQVLSVCVEEENIIPYITNVLQNPDLALRMAVRNNLAGAEELFARKFNALFAQGNYSEAAKVAANAPKGILRTPDTIRRFQSVPAQPGQTSPLLQYFGILLDQGQLNKYESLELCRPVLQQGRKQLLEKWLKEDKLECSEELGDLVKSVDPTLALSVYLRANVPNKVIQCFAETGQVQKIVLYAKKVGYTPDWIFLLRNVMRISPDQGQQFAQMLVQDEEPLADITQIVDVFMEYNLIQQCTAFLLDALKNNRPSEGPLQTRLLEMNLMHAPQVADAILGNQMFTHYDRAHIAQLCEKAGLLQRALEHFTDLYDIKRAVVHTHLLNPEWLVNYFGSLSVEDSLECLRAMLSANIRQNLQICVQVASKYHEQLSTQSLIELFESFKSFEGLFYFLGSIVNFSQDPDVHFKYIQAACKTGQIKEVERICRESNCYDPERVKNFLKEAKLTDQLPLIIVCDRFDFVHDLVLYLYRNNLQKYIEIYVQKVNPSRLPVVIGGLLDVDCSEDVIKNLILVVRGQFSTDELVAEVEKRNRLKLLLPWLEARIHEGCEEPATHNALAKIYIDSNNNPERFLRENPYYDSRVVGKYCEKRDPHLACVAYERGQCDLELINVCNENSLFKSLSRYLVRRKDPELWASVLLESNPYRRPLIDQVVQTALSETQDPEEVSVTVKAFMTADLPNELIELLEKIVLDNSVFSEHRNLQNLLILTAIKADRTRVMEYINRLDNYDAPDIANIAISNELFEEAFAIFRKFDVNTSAVQVLIEHIGNLDRAYEFAERCNEPAVWSQLAKAQLQKGMVKEAIDSYIKADDPSSYMEVVQAANASGNWEELVKYLQMARKKARESYVETELIFALAKTNRLAELEEFINGPNNAHIQQVGDRCYDEKMYEAAKLLYNNVSNFGRLASTLVHLGEYQAAVDGARKANSTRTWKEVCFACVDGKEFRLAQMCGLHIVVHADELEELINYYQDRGYFEELITMLEAALGLERAHMGMFTELAILYSKFKPQKMREHLELFWSRVNIPKVLRAAEQAHLWAELVFLYDKYEEYDNAIITMMNHPTDAWKEGQFKDIITKVANVELYYKAVQFYLEFKPLLLNDLLMVLSPRLDHTRAVTFFTKVKQLPLVKPYLRSVQNHNNKSVNESLNNLFIIEEDYQALRTSIDAYDNFDNISLAQRLEKHELIEFRRIAAYLFKGNNRWKQSVELCKKDRLYKDAMQYASESKDTELAEELLQWFLQENKKECFGACLFTCYDLLRPDVVLETAWRHNIMDFAMPYFIQVMKEYLTKVDKLDASESLRKEEEQATETQPIVYGQPQLMLTAGPSVAVPPQAPFGYGYTAPPYGQPQPGFGYSM; this is translated from the exons CTCCAAAACCTGGGCATCAACCCAGCAAACATCGGGTTCAGCACTCTGACGATGGAGTCTGACAAATTCATCTGTATAAGAGAGAAGGTGGGAGAGCAGGCGCAAGTGGTGATCATCGACATGAATGACCCCAGCAACCCCATTCGGAGGCCGATTTCAGCCGACAGTGCTATCATGAACCCTGCCAGTAAAGTCATTGCATTAAAAG CTGGGAAAACACTACAAATATTCAACATTGAGATGAAGAGCAAGATGAAGGCTCATACAATGACAGATGATGTCACCTTCTGGAAGTGGATCTCTCTGAATACTGTTGCCCTTGTAACGGATAATGCAGTCTACCACTGGAGCATGGAGGGGGAGTCCCAGCCCGTGAAAATGTTTGATCGCCATTCGAGTCTTGCTGGCTGCCAGATCATCAACTACCGTACTGATGCCAAGCAGAAGTGGCTGCTGCTGACTGGCATATCTGCACAG CAAAACCGTGTTGTGGGAGCAATGCAGCTCTATTCTGTAGATAGAAAAGTGTCACAACCGATTGAGGGACACGCAGCCAGCTTTGCGCAGTTCAAGATGGAAGGAAATGCTGAAGAATCCActctcttctgttttgcagtAAGAGGGCAAGCTGGGGGTAAG CTGCATATCATTGAAGTTGGTACACCACCGACCGGGAATCAGCCGTTTCCAAAGAAAGCAGTGGATGTCTTCTTTCCTCCGGAAGCACAAAATGACTTTCCTGTTGCAATGCAG ATCAGTGACAAGCATGATGTGGTGTTTCTGATAACAAAGTATGGCTATATCCACTTGTATGACCTGGAAACTGGCACCTGTATCTACATGAACAGAATCAGTGGAGAGACCATATTTGTTACTGCCCAGCATGAAGCAACAGCTGGAATTATAGGAGTAAACAGAAAGGGACAA GTGCTGTCAGTATGTGTGGAAGAAGAGAATATTATTCCCTACATCACCAATGTGCTCCAGAATCCTGACCTGGCTTTACGAATGGCTGTCCGCAACAACCTGGCTGGAGCTGAGGAACTTTTTGCTAGAAAATTCAATGCACTGTTTGCACAAGGGAACTATTCGGAGGCAGCAAAAGTGGCAGCTAATGCTCCAAAG GGAATCCTGCGTACTCCAGACACCATCCGTCGGTTCCAGAGTGTTCCAGCTCAGCCAGGACAGACTTCTCCTTTACTCCAGTATTTTGGTATTCTGCTTGACCAAGGGCAGCTGAATAAGTATGAGTCGCTGGAACTCTGCAGACCAGTGCTTCAGCAGGGACGCAAACAGCTCTTGGAGAAATGGTTAAAAGAAGACAAG CTGGAGTGTTCAGAGGAGCTGGGAGATCTTGTGAAATCTGTAGATCCTACACTAGCACTTAGTGTCTACCTGAGAGCCAATGTTCCAAACAAAGTCATTCAGTGTTTTGCTGAAACAGGACAAGTCCAGAAGATTGTTTTGTATGCTAAGAAG GTTGGGTATACTCCAGACTGGATTTTCTTGCTGAGGAACGTAATGAGAATCAGCCCTGATCAAGGACAGCAGTTTGCACAAATGCTTGTTCAAGATGAAGAGCCTCTTGCAGACATAACAcaa ATTGTGGATGTCTTTATGGAATATAACTTAATTCAGCAATGTACAGCCTTCTTGCTGGATGCACTGAAGAATAATCGTCCCTCAGAAGGTCCCCTGCAAACACGTTTACTTGAGATGAACCTCATGCATGCGCCTCAG GTTGCAGATGCTATCCTGGGAAACCAAATGTTTACTCATTATGACCGGGCTCACATAGCTCAGCTGTGTGAGAAAGCTGGCTTGCTGCAGAGAGCACTCGAACACTTCACAGACTTGTACGACATCAAGCGTGCAGTAGTTCACACTCATCTTCTCAATCCTGAG TGGTTAGTGAACTATTTTGGCTCCTTATCGGTAGAAGACTCGCTGGAGTGTCTGCGTGCTATGTTATCTGCTAACATTCGTCAGAACCTGCAGATCTGTGTCCAGGTAGCTTCAAAATACCACGAACAACTGTCAACACAGTCGCTTATTGAGCTCTTTGAGTCCTTCAAGAGCTTTGAAG gtttgttttatttcctgggCTCTATTGTAAACTTCAGCCAGGATCCAGATGTGCACTTCAAGTATATTCAAGCTGCATGCAAGACAGGGCAAattaaagaagtagaaagaatcTGCAGGGAAAGCAACTGCTATGATCCAGAACGTGTTAAAAACTTCCTCAAG GAAGCTAAACTCACTGACCAGCTACCGCTCATCATTGTGTGTGATCGCTTTGACTTTGTCCATGACTTGGTGCTGTACCTGTACAGAAATAATCTCCAAAAGTACATTGAGATTTATGTACAGAAG GTGAATCCAAGCCGCCTGCCTGTTGTTATCGGGGGACTGCTTGACGTGGATTGCTCTGAAGATGTGATCAAGAACCTTATCCTTGTTGTGAGAGGCCAATTTTCAACTGATGAACTTGTTGCAGAGGTTGAGAAGAGAAACAG GCTGAAATTGCTTCTGCCCTGGCTGGAAGCAAGAATTCACGAGGGTTGTGAGGAGCCTGCAACTCACAATGCGTTGGCCAAAATATACATTGATAGCAACAACAACCCGGAGAGATTCCTGCGTGAGAATCCTTACTATGATAGCCGCGTTGTTGGCAAGTACTGTGAGAAGAGGGACCCTCACCTGGCCTGTGTGGCTTATGAGCGTGGACAGTGCGATTTGGAACTCATCAAT GTGTGCAATGAGAACTCCCTCTTCAAAAGCCTTTCTCGTTACTTGGTTCGCCGTAAAGACCCTGAACTGTGGGCCAGTGTGCTATTGGAAAGCAATCCTTACAGAAGACCACTGATTGACCAG GTTGTACAGACTGCGTTGTCAGAGACCCAGGATCCTGAGGAAGTGTCTGTCACTGTGAAGGCCTTCATGACTGCAGATCTTCCTAATGAGCTTATTGAACTGTTGGAGAAAATAGTTCTTGATAACTCTGTGTTCAGTGAGCACAG gAATCTGCAGAACCTTCTAATTCTTACAGCTATTAAGGCTGATCGCACCCGTGTCATGGAATACATCAATCGCCTGGATAACTATGATGCCCCAGACATAGCCAATATAGCTATCAGTAACGAGCTCTTTGAGGAGGCATTTGCCATCTTCAGGAAATTTGATGTCAACACGTCAGCTGTACAG GTATTAATAGAGCACATTGGAAACCTGGATCGTGCGTATGAATTTGCTGAACGCTGCAATGAGCCTGCTGTGTGGAGTCAGCTGGCTAAAGCACAGCTTCAGAAAGGAATGGTAAAAGAAGCAATTGACTCGTATATTAAAGCAGATGATCCTTCCTCGTACATGGAAGTTGTTCAAGCTGCCAATGCCAGTG GAAACTGGGAAGAACTGGTGAAATACCTTCAGATGGCACGCAAGAAGGCCCGGGAGTCGTATGTGGAAACAGAATTAATCTTTGCTCTTGCTAAAACAAACCGTCTAGCAGAGCTAGAGGAGTTTATCAATGGACCCAACAACGCACATATTCAGCAa GTTGGCGATCGCTGTTACGATGAAAAGATGTATGAAGCAGCTAAGCTGTTGTATAACAACGTGTCCAACTTTGGCCGTTTAGCCTCAACTTTAGTTCACTTAGGTGAATACCAGGCGGCTGTGGATGGAGCTCGGAAAGCAAACAGTACTCGCACGTGGAAAGAG GTCTGCTTTGCTTGTGTTGATGGAAAAGAGTTCCGTCTGGCCCAGATGTGTGGACTTCATATTGTAGTGCATGCGGATGAGTTGGAAGAGCTAATCAATTATTACCAG gATCGCGGCTACTTTGAAGAGCTGATAACTATGTTGGAAGCAGCACTTGGGCTTGAGCGAGCACACATGGGAATGTTTACGGAGCTAGCAATTCTTTACTCCAAGTTCAAACCACAGAAGATGAGGGAGCACTTGGAACTGTTCTGGTCCAGAGTCAACATCCCCAAG GTTCTGAGAGCTGCAGAACAGGCCCATCTCTGGGCTGAACTGGTGTTCTTGTATGATAAGTATGAAGAATACGATAATGCCATAATCACAATGATGAATCACCCAACAGATGCTTGGAAAGAAGGACAGTTCAAAGATATCATTACTAAG GTGGCTAATGTGGAGCTGTATTACAAGGCCGTTCAATTCTATTTGGAATTTAAACCTCTGTTGCTTAATGATCTGCTGATGGTGTTGTCCCCTCGGCTTGACCATACTCGTGCTGTTACTTTCTTCACCAAG GTTAAACAGTTACCACTGGTTAAGCCTTACTTGCGTTCTGTTCAAAATCACAACAACAAATCAGTGAACGAGTCTCTGAACAACCTTTTCATTATTGAAGAAGACTACCAG GCCCTTAGGACTTCTATAGATGCATATGACAACTTTGACAATATCTCTCTTGCTCAACGTTTGGAGAAACATGAGCTGATAGAGTTCCGAAGAATTGCTGCGTATCTCTTCAAAGGAAACAATCGCTGGAAACAGAGTGTAGAACTCTGCAAGAAAGACAGACTGTATAAG GATGCAATGCAATATGCTTCAGAATCCAAAGATACTGAGCTGGCGGAAGAATTGTTGCAGTGGTTCTTGCAGGAGAACAAGAAAGAATGCTTTGGTGCTTGTCTGTTCACCTGCTATGATCTTCTAAGGCCGGACGTTGTCTTGGAAACAGCATGGAGGCACAACATCATGGACTTTGCCATGCCATACTTCATTCAGGTCATGAAGGAATACTTGACCAAG GTGGATAAACTGGATGCATCAGAGTCtttgagaaaggaagaggagcaaGCTACAGAAACACAACCTATTGTTTATG GTCAGCCCCAGCTAATGTTGACAGCAGGACCCAGCGTTGCAGTTCCTCCACAAGCACCTTTTGGCTATGGCTACACTGCGCCTCCATATGGGCAACCGCAGCctggctttgggtacagcatGTAA
- the PTRH2 gene encoding peptidyl-tRNA hydrolase 2, mitochondrial: MEQLSKAGLLGLVAGVACGLCLGWGLRGRLLRQSRARAAAAAAPLGGAGPEATVPGEDGEFKLVLVVRNDLKMGKGKVAAQCCHAAVAAYKQAQRRTPEVLQQWEYSGQPKVVLRAPDEETLLQLLAEARRLGLTVSLVRDAGRTQIAPGSQTVLGIGPGPADVVDKVSGHLKLF; this comes from the coding sequence ATGGAGCAGCTGAGCAAggcggggctgctggggctggtggcggGCGTGGCGTGCGGCCTCTGCCTCGGCTGGGGCCTCCGCGGCCGGCTCCTGAGGCAGTCCCGGGCCCgggcagcagcggcggcggcgccaCTCGGAGGAGCCGGACCTGAGGCGACGGTGCCCGGGGAGGACGGGGAGTTcaagctggtgctggtggtgcgGAACGACCTGAAGATGGGCAAGGGGAAGGTGGCGGCGCAGTGCTGCCACGCCGCCGTGGCTGCCTACAAGCAGGCGCAGAGGAGGACGCCCgaggtgctgcagcagtgggagtACAGCGGGCAGCCCAAGGTGGTGCTCAGGGCGCCCGACGAGGAGacgctgctgcagctgctggccgaGGCCAGGCGCCTGGGCCTCACCGTCAGCTTGGTGCGGGATGCCGGCCGCACGCAGATCGCCCCCGGCTCGCAGACGGTGCTGGGCAtcgggccgggcccggccgaTGTGGTGGATAAAGTGTCCGGGCACCTAAAGCTCTTCTGA